One part of the Populus alba chromosome 18, ASM523922v2, whole genome shotgun sequence genome encodes these proteins:
- the LOC118035834 gene encoding uncharacterized protein produces the protein MDAPENMDKAAWTKEMLHVFCDLSIKAIDMGMRPNTHFDKNKWDGCKKDWRIWKKLISETGVGWSTELGTISASDEWWKSKIQEIRGAKKFRHAGIEPLLCMKFDRMFANIVATSEYAWVPLSGVLLDHNVGVDGSQHTHVEQPDLEEGSGDSEEDGIPNFADDVCNMVRGVNMDTSSNNRSSGKRKERQRVEVQAGKKKRNSGIGFQLLSRWDHMVDSMSNTSDSASISKDREGCSICEVMTELHSHEGVHIGDDFHGFATEILGLRRNREMW, from the exons ATGGATGCTCCTGAAAATATGGATAAAGCAGCATGGACAAAAGAAATGTTGCATGTTTTTTGTGACCTTAGCATCAAGGCTATCGACATGGGAATGCGACCAAATACTCATTTCGACAAA AACAAATGGGATGGCTGCAAAAAGGATTGGAGGATATGGAAGAAGCTCATTTCTGAAACTGGTGTGGGTTGGAGTACTGAATTAGGAACAATTTCTGCTAGTGATGAATGGTGGAAATCCAAGATTCAG GAAATAAGGGGTGCAAAAAAGTTTAGGCACGCTGGTATCGAACCATTGTTGTGTATGAAGTTCGATAGAATGTTCGCAAACATTGTTGCTACCAGTGAGTATGCATGGGTACCATTATCTGGAGTCTTACTTGATCATAATGTTGGTGTTGATGGCAGTCAACATACACATGTTGAACAACCCGATTTGGAAGAAGGCAGTGGTGATTCTGAAGAGGACGGAATTCCAAATTTTGCTGATGATGTTTGCAACATGGTTCGAGGGGTTAATATGGATACCAGTAGCAACAACCGCAGTAGTGGGAAGAGGAAAGAAAGACAACGGGTTGAGGTTCaagctgggaaaaaaaaaaggaattccGGAATTGGGTTTCAATTACTTTCACGATGGGATCACATGGTTGACAGCATGTCAAACACTAGTGATTCCGCGTCTATCAGTAAAGATCGGGAAGGGTGCAGTATTTGTGAGGTTATGACTGAGCTTCACTCGCATGAGGGAGTGCATATAGGTGATGATTTTCATGGGTTTGCTACTGAGATTTTAGGTCTGAGAAGGAATAGAGAAATGTGGTAA